CTCCTTTTGCCGACCATCCTACATTTAGTCCATCACAAATCCTGATGGATCTGCCTCCACAGAACACTCAGGGCTGTGCACTTTGGTCCATCACTATGTCAAGCCACCACCACCTCTCTCCTGGATGACAGCAGAGCCTCTGACTCATCTTCGTGCTTCTGCTTTTTCCATGTCCAATCTGTTATCCACATAGTGGAGTGATTATTTTCATACATAAACCAGAATCCACATTACCCAAAACCCTTCAGTGGTTTCCCATTGCTGTCACTTAAAATACAAACTCCTTAACATACTTCACAAGGCCCCCTCTTAGCCTTTCTTACCCTCCCTCCCCGCTTATCAGGCTACAGACTTAACTGGTTTCCTTCCTGTTCTTTAAACACATTAATTGTTCTCTCatttcagggcctttgcacgtgctgttccctctgcctgagatGCTTCTTCCTTAGCTGAGGGTTTCCCAACCTTGGTACTGCTGATATTATGGGAGACTCTAACTCCTCGTGGCTGTAGGGGGTCAAGATGGCTTGATGATTCCCTAAGCCCATCAGTGAAGCTCCCCTTCACTCCATTCTGGGCTGTGGGGACTCTTCATGGATCCCAGCTTTTGAGAGTGAGCTCTGCTCCAGCTCCAATCTGGTATAGACCTGCAGCATCAGCGCCTGTCCCTGAGTGGCTGTTTAAAtgccagcctctctcctcctAAAGCCcacatgcatttctttttctttctttctttcttttttttttttttattgagttatattcagtttacaatgttgtgtcaatttccagagtagagcacattttttcagttatacatggaacatacatatattcattgtcgcattctttttcgctgtgagctaccacaagatcttgtatgtatttccctgtgctatacagcataatcttgtttatctattctacacatgcctgtcagtatctacaaattttgaactcccagtcagtcccttcccacccctttcccccctgcaACCACATCCATTTCTAATAGTTCCCATTAGTTGTATGGTATCAGATCTTGCTCACAGTCCTGGCTTTCAGTTCTCTTAATGTTTCTGGCACCCGGGGATTTCCTTTGCTTGATTTCGACTTCAGTTATGTATTACAACTTTGGCGGCTGCGTTTtatacagaatttctgtttgggtCTAGAAGGAAGTCTCTGTATTGACTCATCTACCATATTGCCAGCAATCTGTACTTTCTTATTGAATTGTAATGAAATGTGCCCACATtagtcatattttatatttttcaaccaTCAGCACCAGATTTTACTTACtcctatttcctttattttttaaacgaCTCCCAGAtcatattggggaaaaaaaggaagcagaagaaaacaacataaaagcAGAACTGAGAAGGGACTGGAGATTTGTTTGATCCTCTCTGCAAGATCAAACAAATCCTTCAGCTGTTGTCCATGCTGAAAAAGTGATATGGGGGAACACAGTAATGCACCTACTGTCAGCTCAGCTCACTTTGGGTCCCCCAGGGGAGTGGGTAGTAACTACATGGGCACAGGACCTGTGTGGCTTGATTGTTCTATCCAAGGCTCAACCTATATGTCATATTTCATTAGACATAGTTGAAGAGGGAAGATAGCAAGTTACAGCAAAAGATTGGAATGGCAAATGATCCAGTAGAGAGTTCTAAAAGATAGTGAATgctattctaaatgaagtaagccagaaagagaaagaaaataccatatgatatcgctcacatgtggaatttaaaaaaaaaaaatagaagaggacaAACGaccttaaatataaaacagaaacagactcatagacatagaatacaagcttgtggttgccagcggggaggGGCGTAGGACCCCCAGACTGGGAGTACGAAATTTGTAGATTCTGACAGGTACatatagaatagacaaacaaatttatactgcatagcacaggggagtttacacaagatcttgtggtagctcacagtgaaaaagaatgtgacaaggaatatatgcatgttcgtGTTTGATTGAAAAATTGAGCTCTaccctggaaattgacacagcattgcaaactgactataactcagtaaaataaaattaaaaaaccacaaTGCATATCcaataaaaatagaacttaacacctcaaaaaaaaaaaataaaagatagtgAATGTAGAGGTTATGGAGAGCAAcctctggggaagagaaggaaaagtagaaGCAACTGATGGGATTGTCAGTGGAATTATATTTTCAGATACCTGTGTCTTAGAGAAAAATATGCTTCTGATGTGTCAGTTACATTGGAGGGAAGGTGCAGAGGGCTGAGAAACCAGGTGAGAAGCTGTTACAGTGGTCCAAGACCatcctaaaaatatttaacatttactgaacaatttactgttccaggcactgtgccaagtgctttgctttcattcactcatttatttccCATAGGATAGGAATGAGTACTCTCActctacagatgcagaaactgagggtGTGAGTGATTTAACAACATGCCCAAGGGTACATGGTTAGTAAATGATGGCAATGGGGCTTGTGTCTGAATTAGGTTAATAGTGTACATATAACTAGGAGAAGCTTCTCCACAGGAAGCTAGAAAGTTGAGTCTGGAGCCCAGAAGGGATATTAGGCTAAAGGAAGAGGAATGAGGTCATCTACATGGAAGTCATGGTTGAGAGAGATTTGGGGAGTCCTAGCCCCAGATCTTTAAGTGGCGGTGTTTTATGATCCAAAAGTAGGCAGCCAGAGAGGCGAGGTGGTTGATTAGACTAAGAAAGCAGcccaagacaggaagagagagagaggcaagggACAAAGGGTCTCCTTTGTTGgagttttttgtattttgggaTTGACTTTCATGAAAACTCAGGGTGTGACCCAAACCTTATATTGTCACTAAATGAACCAAAAAACCAGCAGATTTCCCTTGCTGATTAGTCTTTTCTCTGAAGTGTCTTTTGCCATCCTTCCCCTTTTTTCTAAGGCTTCAAATTAGGAAGTAGCTAAGAGATTAAAAAGGAAGTGGATGAGagagaaatgcaaaggaaagtTGAACAAGTAGAAGGTGGCTGACGCAGGCTGTGTTGTAAACACCTGGATTCCAGCCGGGACCTGGATTTTCTGGGGATACCAGCCAGGGAGATAGGACCATGTGGTtgtccccagctctgctccttctctgccttccaggtgagtggagctgggggggggggtgctttggGAACCTGATGTTGCAGAGGGCAGACAGTGGGTGGAAGGTCTGTCCTGAGTTCACTTTGCCTCTGGGCAAAGTGTCAGCAGAAATGGGAAAGATacatccatttatctatctgtATATCCTTCTACATTCACCCACAGATCCTACATACCCTTTCTGAGCACCAACTGTGTGCCAGGACTGTTTTGCATGCTGTTATTAAGAGCAACTTCTGCACTCAGAGATTCATGGTTGAATGAGGGAGTCAGGTTACTATGCGACAGCATGGAACTTGGAGAGAAGAGATTCATTCACGTCTGAAGAGAATGCACAACAGGGGCCCCTAACTCTACTCTTAGAAGAATGTGGGTCTTCACTGAGGCATCACCGGAGGTTAGGCTTGAAGGATGAATGAGTTGGCTGAGTGAAAAATGGGAGTAGCTTATGCAAACGTGTGGAGAGAGTAGAGACCATGGAAAGCTCAGGAATTAGCAAAAGTTCTATTTTGTCAGAGCTTAGCTTAAAAGGGTAGGAAAGGTTTATTAGAAGGAATTAATAAAGGGTCTGGGATGCCaatctaagcttccaccttaaATGCTCCCTGGAATAAGCTAATAAAATTGTCTCTCAAAGGTTGGactttcagaagagaaaatcttTATAAAGGCATTCAGAGTGCATGAGAGCACATTTTTCTGTGGGaagtaaatttataataaaaaatcagAGGGTTTAATAACATCTgtagaataatttttatgttgGGTTCCCTCATGAAACAGAACTTGCCCAACATTACAGACTTTTCCAGAAAATTGGATGGAAAAGGCAGAGATTTAAGAGAAGACCAGCTGAGTGACACTGACCAAAACTTAGATTTCTTATCAGGAAAATGAGAGTGGATTAGATGATCGTCAAGGTCTCCTAAGGCTCATCGAGATCTTACACTCAGAAAGACATGTCAAAGTGATGCATCTCGTTACACATGAGAGGTGTCCAAAATGTCTtaaatgatgatgacaatgaccaCGGATGTTTTGCGAATGATTAATAAAGTGGGCACCCAAGCAGTGGTGGCTGGAGGCAGCTTGCACTGGCTCACGAGAGGTGAgtgtgttttcccaacaccacgtTCAGTTACAGCATGTTATTACCTTGAAATCAGTCATGGCGAGAATGTTTACACCTTGGAAACTGGCAAATCAGGGCttcttccccacccttccccagagAGCTGGTTTAATAGCGTgtcattgctattttttttttggcaggggggaagtaattaggtttatttatttgtctttcaatggaggtactggtgattgaacccaggacctcgtgcatgctaagcacgcactctaccactaagctatatcctcctctTAGCATGtcgttgctttttaaaatcttcttccTTAAATCTGATAAAATGACTTAAATGCTCCAGTCTGGGTGCAGTTAAACTGAAGATGGAAACCTCTTTCCACCCCTTTATGTGGAACTGGCTGATGTCTCCAGCCCtacaagtttatttttccatctaGGGTACATTTGCAGCTGACATTCCTCATGGGTTCAGATTAAAACACTGAAGTCatttgtaaagattaaaatttCAGTTCATCTTTTTCATCCCAGCTCCTGATCCAGCTCCCTCCTATCTTTCCCAGCATTCTCCTCCACCCCTGCACCCATCTGGGGTCATAAACACTGTTTGGGAAAATGTGATTACTTTAAATTTATGGAGGACACCCAAGAGGGTTGTACTGCTAATCTGAGAATGGGGAATGAGGGAGGGATATAAAGAAAGATGTTGAGGGCAATTCCAGAACaaggagagaaaggatgaaactggaggaagaGAATTCCCATATTAAGTAAGCAAGGATAGAACTCTTGTTTATTATGTGCTTTACAACCTACAAACACTTTCAAACCTATGACACAATTTAACCCTCTGAGCAACTTTAGGACCCAGGCAGGACAGTtagcattatccccattttacagataagatgGTAAAGGGCTTAGCCTATGACATATCAACTAAGTAAAAGGattgaaaatgaaattcagatctgcctcctcccagggctcTTCCCTCTGGCCGTGGAGATATCTAGAATCTCCATGCTGGTAGTATTCACAAAACTGCTCAAGGTGCTTTCTGCAGATCGCTCTGCTACCCCATCTACTGCTTCCATTGTGAACTGATCGCTCTCCTACACTAGCTCCCATGGACTGCAAGCCACCAGCAAagcacttttattaaaaaatacatgtatgcatCTATATAATCCTATATAAAGCCTGCGAATCTTGCATTCAGACAGCATTCTAGCAGAACAGAGGAGAGTACTCTTCTGGAATGAACagaatcttcttttttcttgactttAGGTGCCCAAAATCAGATTGGTCACGGCTCAATACCTTGCCATCATTGGTCCATGCAAAGCccttttttatataatataataatgtgtaGTTTAACAAGCATCTGTGAACTCATTGGCCAACTTAAGAACTAGAAAGCTACCAACAACAGCTTTCTTCTCAGTCCAATCCTGTTTCCTCTTTCAAACACCAGTAACTTGATATCATTTGTCAACACCCTGCATGAATATTTGCTTCTGACATATTTATGTGTTGGATAGAAAATTGGGCTAAGGTATTAAAAGCCACCTTCTAAATCTGAAGGTCTGTGATGAAACCCAGAGATTTGCTTCTCCTCCCTTGAGAACACATGGAGAGCAGAATAAACAAGAAGTTacacttttaaagaataaatttgagttaccaaaaaacccaaaaaacaacccccccccaaaaaaaaactggGATGCAGAGGCCTCACTCCAAATCTCATGCCTGGCAAGGGCTGCAGGGCTAAGGACAGGGCAGGACAGCCGGCAATCCCTGGTcccacctccagctttgttcctactctccctctccccaaggGGCAGGGCCCCTGTGCAGTTACGCAGCATTTCTGGGCTTACAGGGCCCAGGTCTGTACTGGTTCTGCTGACCACAGTTTCCAGACCCTCTGGTTTAGATCTTAAGCTCAGGTGTCCCTCCAGATCCCATCCCCCAGCCTAGAACAGTCCACACCTCCATGGTAACTTTCCCCTTGGGCTTTAAGCAGGTAGCTGCTGCTGAGGACCTTTGGGATGGAGTCCTGGGATGTGGCTTGTGTTTTCCAGGCTGCTTGTCCCTGACGGGCCCCAGCTCTGTGATGGGAACCATGGGAGGCTCTCTGAGAGTGTGGTGTCAGTACGAGAAGGCGTACAAGGGGTATAACAAATACTGGTGCAGAGGAAAGTATGACACCTCATGTGACATCATTGTGGAGaccaaaggagaagagaaagaagaaaggaatggcCGCGTGTCCATCAGAGACTACGCTGATGACCTCACCTTCACAGTGACCATGGAGAACCTCAATGCTAATGACGCTGGATCCTACTGGTGTAAAATTCAGAGAGTCTGGATCCTGGACGCGTTGTCATATGACCCCTCAGTCCAGGttaatgtgtctgttttcccaGGTAAGAGCTCCCCTTGGTCCAGCAGCAGAGCTTATGGGATATCACTGGACCTGGGGACAAAGATGGGTGCTCTACTGAAGAGTGTCTCTGGGTCCTGTCCTCTGTCTCAGTAGCGTTGGGAAGAGTCTATAATAtgggcagggagaaagggggcTGATCCTTCAGCCTTGGCATGTGTTGCAGGCATAGCTCGAGGTGCCCTAATTCTCATAGAGTCTGGGCCTCACCGCATTACCTGGGAGGCCCCTCCATGCTGAGCCAAGGCTGTTTCCACTCTGCCTTTCAGCAGCTGTACTCTGCATACATACATCTTCAGCTTGCTCACAGAACATTGCCTCTACCACTCTGTCCTGGAGTTGATCTCACTCCTGTGTCAGGAGGCAGGCTCTCAGAGTGGAAGCCACTCTTTCTCCTATTCCCCATATGCCATATGGCCATGAAGTCGTGGCCCCATTCTCCCAACCTCCCATCACAACTTCCAACCTAACACTTTCCCACCTgcttcctttaaaatttgtgtCATGTGGCCAcacccaccctcttcctctccctaaCATGGCCATCCATTGGCTTCCAGATTATTCCTCAACCTTCAGTGGGAACCTAGCAATTTCTCCACCCCAGTCCCTGGCATCATCTTGGGAGGTTTTCATGAATAACTTGTTAAACATCCTTGTCTCAGATTCTATGACTCTCAACTTCAGTGTCCTGCATTTCCACTCTTTCAGAATCCAACTCCATGGCAACAATGCACATCTTGTTGTCACCCTGAACTGGTCCATGTCCACCAACCTCAAACATTTTACTTTCTCACAATGTTCCATGCATCAGCCCTCCTGTGCCTTCACCCTACTAACCCCATTCTCAAGCTCACACACACTTCTGGTCCTTTGACCCCCTTCTCCGTTTTCTCCCAATGAGGTCTTGCTTCCCCCTTCCCCGCCCTGACCTCACTTCCCTCCTAAGCCAGCTCCAGCCTTCACGGTAGACTCTATATACTTCTCTTACCAGTACCGTCAACTCTCACGCACCATTTTCCTATCTGCCTTTTGAAACTCTTACCCCTGGATCCATCCTAAAATTACCCTCAGTGTGTGTCCGAGACTGAGGTTTCTTTGGATGCAGGGCTTTCAGTGATAAAACTGCAAAAGTCCCAGGCAAACTAGGGCAAGTTGGTCACCCTACCTAAAATCCATCAGCAGAACCGGGACAGACCTGGTCCCTGTGAGCCCCGTCCCACAGTCTCTGTGAGGCTTCTGGGCCACAGGATGAGCTGCCTTCTTCAGACTCattcctgcccttccttcctctggggcTCTTCACCAGGCTGGGGAAGCCCCTGAGAGACCCCTGCTCTCACCCCAGCCAGAGTCAGACCTGAGATGGAGAAAGGTGGCACTTACGGCCAGGTCTGGAAAAGTCTCATGTGCTCAGGAGGTGGTCTAGCCACAGGGCAACTCCCAAGTCCTTTCTGTGAGTGGATGATTCCTTGCGACATGAGATCCAAGCAGTTGTTAGTACATGGCTGGGGAGAGAGCAGTGCCTGATGTGTGATTTTATCTACAGCACCAAGTACAACCACAGGGCGGACCACATGTCCAGCTGCACCTGCTCCTTTCCCGACCGTGAATGCTGGGCAGAGCCTCAGCACCAAGGAGGTGTCAACACGCTGCACAAGGTCATGGCTCAAGGCCTGGAGACCACGGAGGAGGGGGTCAGCAGCCTTAGgggaccctggggtgggggttggcagCACACCAGGACCTTTTAATCTCACTTTCTGCTGGGTTTTCCTCCAAATCCGGTCCTAATTTTTATATTCTCCAAAGCTGCATTGGGATTCTGAGTGgaaaatgtcacctcttctgtgAACGTCCTCCCCTGTGGTGCAGCTGCAGGGACACAGACAGAGGCTGGTTTCAGGTGGAcgagcagcccctcctcccactcccacccctccccttctcctgcctcaACCAGTTCTGGACTTGGGGTCCTGGTTCCCTGGTCCCTAAGCTGGGCCCACTTCCAGAGGTCTTTGCTGTAACAAAGACCCTGCTACCAGGACGTGCTTTGTGGGGTCTGTGGGGAGATGGGCTGGCTCTAAGTTGAAGTTTGGGTCTGTTCTCCTCCTCCCAAAGGCGCTCAGAAAAGGCTGTGATGCTGCTGCCATACCCTGAAGGGAAGGGAACTGAGGGACAAGGGCTTTACGCAGGGGTGAGGGTTGGTTAATACGTCAGCTGATAAAggaaagctctgtgtgtgtgggtggggggggaagggacagagacgTTAAGCTTGAGAGCAGACTTCTGGAAAGCAGCCACCACCTgggcctctcttctctctttgctcCATCACCTCTCCCTAAGGAGAGTCCTGAGGGCGTTTCCTGACCAAAAGAGGAGCGCTGACAGGGTCCCTGGAGAGGGTCTGCCTG
The sequence above is a segment of the Camelus ferus isolate YT-003-E chromosome 16, BCGSAC_Cfer_1.0, whole genome shotgun sequence genome. Coding sequences within it:
- the LOC102506466 gene encoding CMRF35-like molecule 2 isoform X4, whose translation is MWLSPALLLLCLPGCLSLTGPSSVMGTMGGSLRVWCQYEKAYKGYNKYWCRGKYDTSCDIIVETKGEEKEERNGRVSIRDYADDLTFTVTMENLNANDAGSYWCKIQRVWILDALSYDPSVQVNVSVFPAPSTTTGRTTCPAAPAPFPTVNAGQSLSTKEVSTRCTRSLFSSVHFLLLIFLKLPLFLSMVGAVLWVNRPHRGPGGRDSQPEQGNPVQRTIPRNALSRNTALQTGQGRPLDSGLQDG
- the LOC102506466 gene encoding CMRF35-like molecule 2 isoform X3; the encoded protein is MWLSPALLLLCLPGCLSLTGPSSVMGTMGGSLRVWCQYEKAYKGYNKYWCRGKYDTSCDIIVETKGEEKEERNGRVSIRDYADDLTFTVTMENLNANDAGSYWCKIQRVWILDALSYDPSVQVNVSVFPAPSTTTGRTTCPAAPAPFPTVNAGQSLSTKEVSTRCTRSWLKAWRPRRRGSLFSSVHFLLLIFLKLPLFLSMVGAVLWVNRPHRGPGGRDSQPEQGNPVQRTIPRNALSRNTALQTGQGRPLDSGLQDG
- the LOC102506466 gene encoding CMRF35-like molecule 2 isoform X2, giving the protein MMMTMTTDVLRMINKVGTQAVVAGGSLHWLTRGCLSLTGPSSVMGTMGGSLRVWCQYEKAYKGYNKYWCRGKYDTSCDIIVETKGEEKEERNGRVSIRDYADDLTFTVTMENLNANDAGSYWCKIQRVWILDALSYDPSVQVNVSVFPAPSTTTGRTTCPAAPAPFPTVNAGQSLSTKEVSTRCTRSLFSSVHFLLLIFLKLPLFLSMVGAVLWVNRPHRGPGGRDSQPEQGNPVQRTIPRNALSRNTALQTGQGRPLDSGLQDG
- the LOC102506466 gene encoding CMRF35-like molecule 2 isoform X1 → MMMTMTTDVLRMINKVGTQAVVAGGSLHWLTRGCLSLTGPSSVMGTMGGSLRVWCQYEKAYKGYNKYWCRGKYDTSCDIIVETKGEEKEERNGRVSIRDYADDLTFTVTMENLNANDAGSYWCKIQRVWILDALSYDPSVQVNVSVFPAPSTTTGRTTCPAAPAPFPTVNAGQSLSTKEVSTRCTRSWLKAWRPRRRGSLFSSVHFLLLIFLKLPLFLSMVGAVLWVNRPHRGPGGRDSQPEQGNPVQRTIPRNALSRNTALQTGQGRPLDSGLQDG